In Rhizobium sp. ZPR4, a genomic segment contains:
- the cysQ gene encoding 3'(2'),5'-bisphosphate nucleotidase CysQ produces the protein MLATFEKAALEAGKAILEVYRAGYAVALKQDMSPVTLADERAEHIILRHLERDFPHIPAIAEEQVSAGKIPDVRGRAFFLVDPLDGTREFIEHRDEFTVNIAYVEDGIPLIGIVYAPALGVAFTGEPGRARKLIVDEQFSVADRLTIAVREPPAKLTALASRCNSNAKTEGFLTDNAVSGCTSIGSSLKFCLLAEGKADVYPRFGRTMEWDTAAGDAVLRAAGGKTVTVEGGLLTYGKTDQSEDADFANPHFICWGGQKHGVSA, from the coding sequence ATGCTTGCAACATTCGAAAAGGCGGCGCTTGAAGCAGGAAAGGCCATTCTGGAGGTCTACCGTGCCGGCTACGCGGTTGCCCTGAAGCAGGATATGAGCCCCGTCACGCTGGCCGACGAGCGCGCCGAACACATCATTCTCAGGCACCTCGAACGCGATTTTCCCCATATCCCGGCCATTGCCGAGGAGCAGGTTTCCGCTGGCAAGATTCCCGATGTGCGAGGCCGCGCCTTCTTTCTGGTCGACCCGCTCGATGGTACCCGAGAATTCATCGAGCACCGCGACGAGTTCACCGTCAACATCGCCTACGTCGAGGACGGCATCCCCCTGATCGGCATCGTCTACGCACCGGCGCTCGGTGTCGCCTTTACCGGCGAGCCCGGCAGAGCCCGCAAGCTGATCGTCGACGAGCAATTTTCCGTTGCCGACCGCCTGACCATCGCCGTGCGCGAACCTCCGGCCAAGTTGACGGCGCTTGCCAGCCGCTGCAACAGCAATGCGAAAACCGAAGGCTTTCTCACCGACAATGCGGTCTCCGGCTGCACATCGATCGGTTCGTCGCTGAAGTTCTGTCTGCTCGCCGAGGGCAAGGCCGATGTTTATCCACGTTTCGGCCGCACCATGGAATGGGATACGGCAGCCGGCGATGCCGTGCTGCGGGCGGCGGGCGGCAAGACGGTCACGGTCGAAGGTGGCCTTCTGACCTATGGCAAGACCGACCAGAGTGAGGACGCCGACTTCGCCAATCCGCACTTCATCTGCTGGGGCGGACAGAAGCACGGCGTGTCGGCGTAA